GAGATCCGCGAGACGCTGCGCCTGGTGCGCGAGATGCTCGAGTCGGGATCGGCTCGGGCGGTGCTCGGCAACCATGAGTGGAACGCCTTCGCGTTCCACTCGCCCGATCCCGATCTGCCGGGCGAGTTCCTGCGACGGCACGTCGAGCGGAACGTGCAGCAGGTCGCGGCGACGCTCGCGCAGGTCCCTGCTGCCGAGCTCGCGAGTCATCTCGACTTCCTGCGCGCGTTGCCGATCGCGCTCGAGCTGAAGAGCCCGGGCGGCGCGGGCGACCTGCGGGTCGTCCACGCCTGCTGGGACGAAGTCGCCTTCGAGGTCATCGAAGAGGCTCTCGCCCGGCACGGGGGCCTCGCCGACCCCTTCCTCATCGAAGGATCGAACCCCCAGTCGCTGCTCTTCGCGGCGCTCGAGATCGTCCTCAAGGGCAAGGAGATCGCCCTGCCCGCGGGCGATTCGCTGGTCGACAAGGACGGTAACGTGCGCCACCTGGCGCGGGTGCGCTGGTACGCGCCGACCGCCGGCCAGTCCATCTCGAGCTACACCCTGCCGCACTTTCCGCATCTGTCGCCGGCGCCCCTTCCGGCCAAGGTCGTCGCCGAGGCACGCCCCTATCCGGAGGCCGCGCCACCGGTTTTCTTCGGCCACTACTGGCTCGCCGACCCGGTGCCGGCAGCCCTGGCGCCGAACGTTTTCTGCCTCGACTACTCGGTCGCGGCCGGCGGTTTCCTGTGTGGCTATCGCTGCGGCGGCGAACAGAACGGAACGTTCGTGACCGTCCCGAGCCGCCGGCGAAGCGGAACACGTTCTAGCTGAGGATCCCGGGCTGTCCGGCGAAACTTTTTTTCGGCGACAGCGTTTGATTCCTCCGTAGCTGCCGAGCC
This region of Thermoanaerobaculia bacterium genomic DNA includes:
- a CDS encoding metallophosphoesterase, with protein sequence MYDLIGDIHGHAAELAELLRRMGYARRDGAWRHPERLAVFVGDFLDRGPEIRETLRLVREMLESGSARAVLGNHEWNAFAFHSPDPDLPGEFLRRHVERNVQQVAATLAQVPAAELASHLDFLRALPIALELKSPGGAGDLRVVHACWDEVAFEVIEEALARHGGLADPFLIEGSNPQSLLFAALEIVLKGKEIALPAGDSLVDKDGNVRHLARVRWYAPTAGQSISSYTLPHFPHLSPAPLPAKVVAEARPYPEAAPPVFFGHYWLADPVPAALAPNVFCLDYSVAAGGFLCGYRCGGEQNGTFVTVPSRRRSGTRSS